The window CACCCCGGCGGACGATCTTGCGGAATCGTCCGTCGGCGGCGAGTTCCCAGGCCACCGGCACGGTCCGGTACGGCATGCCGCCGAGACCGTCCGCGGCCGACGGGGTCGGAGCGAGACGGGTCCACAGCACGAAACCGTCAGGCGACGGGTCACCCGACGCGACGCCGAGGGTGAACGGGTCGGTCCGGAGCGGACCCCGGTACGGCGTGATGGCGCCGGCCAGCGGGATGACGGTGGCGGCACCGGCCGCCGTGGTCAGCAGGGTGCGGCGAGATATCGGCATGCGTCGAAGCGTTCGCGATGCGGGTTAACGACAACTGGTCAGACGGTGACGCGATGAGCCCCGGCATAGATGTTCATGCGCGGTTCGCGAAGGAATCCGACAAGTGTCATGCCGGATTCCTCGGCCAGCTCGACGGCCAGGGTGCTCGGCGCGGAGACCGCGGCCAGCAGTGGCAACCCGGCCATCCAGGCCTTCTGGGTGAGCTCGAAACTGGCCCGGCCGGAAACCAGCAGCACGTGCCCGGCCAGCGGCAGTCGGCCCTCCCGCAATGCCCAGCCGAGCACCTTGTCGACCGCGTTGTGTCGGCCCACGTCCTCGCGCAGGACCAGGAGATCGCCGGCCGCGGTGAACAGGCCCGCCGCGTGCAGGCCCCCGGTCCGGTCGAAGGTGCGCTGGGCCGCCCGCAGCTTGGGCGGCAGCCCGGCCAGCGTCAGCGCCGCGATCTCCATCGGATCCGCGGCCACGTCGAACCGCGACTTGGTCCGCACCGCGTCGATGCTCGCCTTCCCGCACACGCCGCACGAGCTGGTGGTGTAGAAGTTGCGGGTCGGATCGGTCACCGGCGGCGGCACCGACGGGTCGAGGACCACATCCACCACGTTGTACGTGTTAGGCGTATCAGTACCGGCGCAGAGCTGTGCGGTCGTCACGTCCGAGGCCTCGCCGATGATGCCCTCGCTCAGCAGAAACCCCATCGCCAGATCGATGTCGTGGCCGGGTGTGCGCATGGTCACTGCCAGCGGCCGCTTGCGCACCCGAATCTCCAGCGGCTCCTCGGCGGCCAGGTGATCCTGGCGGCTACGCCTGCCGGAAGGCGCTGTGACATCGACGGTGACGACCGTGCGACGACCCGCGGACCTGCTCATAGCGGGAGCTTACGGGGTCCCCCGAAGGCGTCGAACCGAGCGCGTGGTCACACCCGCCACCCGCTCGGGATACGGTACTCACGTGGGGGGATTCGCGGCGGTGGTCTTGGCCGGTGGTGCGGCACGGCGAATGGGTGGTGCCGACAAGCCGACCCTTACCGTTGCCGGTCAGTCGATGCTCACCCGGGTGCTGGCGGCGGTGCACGACGCCGACCCCCGTGTGGTGGTCGGGCGAATACCCGCCGACTTCCCGGTTCCGGTGCACGTCACGCGTGAGGAACCCGCTGGTGGCGGCCCTGTCGCGGCTGCCTCGGCGGGGCTGGCGCTGGTGCCCGCGCACGTCACCTTCACCGCCCTGCTCGCCGCCGACCTGCCGCTGTTGACCGGTGAGGCGGTCGACGTGCTGCGGCTCACCCTGGAGTCGGCACCGATGGAGGGCGCGGTCTATCGCGACACCGACGGGCACCTTCAGACGCTCTGCGGGGTGTGGCGGACCGCCGGGCTACGGGCCGCACTCGACCGGGTCGCCGAGTCCCGTGGCGGGCTGCACGGCGCGCCGGTGCGGGCGTTGCTCGAGCACGCCCGGGTGGCCGAGGTGTCCTGGCGTCGGCCGGGGCCGCCGCCCTGGTTCGACTGCGACACCGATGACGATCTGCGGACCGCGGAGGAGTGGGCCCGATGAGCGAGATGGACGACTGGGTCGCCGAGGTCAGTGCCGAGCTCGGGCTGGGTGGCGCGGTGGTGCCGGTGAAAGAGGTGCTCGACGTGGCCCGGGATGTGGCGCACAACGTCCTGCGGCCGGGGGCGCCGGTTTCGGCGTACCTCCTCGGACTCGCTGTCGGGGCCGGGGCCGATCCGGCCGAAGCGGCCGCCAAGATCAGCGCCTTGGCACTGCGTCGAGCCGCGCCCGAAAGCTGACGTCGAAGCGGTTCCACCCTGGACATTCGGGATAGGGATGGGACGGGCGTCCACGGCCCGTCGTCGCTCGATAGGGTGACGGGAACGGAGGTGCGATCATGACGGCAGAAGGCGCCGCGGGCGACACACACGAGGGCGTGCTGCTCGACGAGCCGACCACGGCCGATCTACGGGCCAAGGTCACCCAGGCGTGGCGCGAGTTCGCGAGTGCCCTGGCCGGGCTGGTGCCGACGCTCGCCCCGGGGTCGTATGTCGATCTCACCCTCGATCCCACCGCGTCCGGCACCGGCACGGCGGTCTACTCGGTGAGCATCCGGGTGCTGGCCGACGGCGTCGTCGAGGCGCTCGCGGTCGGTAACGCGGCGCTCCCCCAGGAGTACCGGATGGATCGGGCCGCCGTCGCCGATCTGGTCGCGCTCGGCTGGTCGCCGCCGGGTGTGCTGGCCGGGTCCGGTGACTCGTTCGGCATGCGTACCTCGCACGACAAGGTCGGCCCGCTGGCCACCGCCGTCACCCGGACGCTGCGTGACGTCTACGGTGCTCCGCATCCGGCGTTCCTCGTCTACCTCGTGCACGACGAGGAGGACGAGCCGATCGACGCGAGCCCTCTGGGTACCGCCCGGCACGAGCCGAGCATCGAGATCGCCCTCGACGCGCTCGACGACGAGGACGCCCTGGAGAGGGCGCTGGCCGGCGTCACCGAGGATGTGGTGCCGCTGGACGAGCGGGTCCGCACGGTCGTCGCCACCATGTCCAAGACCACGATCGACCAGCTCCAGGTGGATGCCGACGGTGACATCGGCATCCGGGCCGGCTCGGCGATGGTCTTCGTCCGGGTGCGTGACAACCCGCCGTTGGTCGACGTCTTCTCCCCGATCCTCACCGAGGTGGAGCCGACCGAGCAGCTCTACGTGAAGCTGTCCGAGCTGACCAACCGCATGCCGATCGGCCGGCTCTACTGCGCGCAGGACACCGTGTGGGCGTCGATCCCGGTGTTCGGCCGTAACTTCCAGCCGACCCACCTGATGCTCGCGGTGCAGGTGATGACCGGTCTCGCCGACGAGCTCGACGACAGGTTGCACGGCGAGTTCGGTG of the Actinoplanes sichuanensis genome contains:
- the fdhD gene encoding formate dehydrogenase accessory sulfurtransferase FdhD, whose translation is MSRSAGRRTVVTVDVTAPSGRRSRQDHLAAEEPLEIRVRKRPLAVTMRTPGHDIDLAMGFLLSEGIIGEASDVTTAQLCAGTDTPNTYNVVDVVLDPSVPPPVTDPTRNFYTTSSCGVCGKASIDAVRTKSRFDVAADPMEIAALTLAGLPPKLRAAQRTFDRTGGLHAAGLFTAAGDLLVLREDVGRHNAVDKVLGWALREGRLPLAGHVLLVSGRASFELTQKAWMAGLPLLAAVSAPSTLAVELAEESGMTLVGFLREPRMNIYAGAHRVTV
- a CDS encoding T3SS (YopN, CesT) and YbjN peptide-binding chaperone 1, which translates into the protein MTAEGAAGDTHEGVLLDEPTTADLRAKVTQAWREFASALAGLVPTLAPGSYVDLTLDPTASGTGTAVYSVSIRVLADGVVEALAVGNAALPQEYRMDRAAVADLVALGWSPPGVLAGSGDSFGMRTSHDKVGPLATAVTRTLRDVYGAPHPAFLVYLVHDEEDEPIDASPLGTARHEPSIEIALDALDDEDALERALAGVTEDVVPLDERVRTVVATMSKTTIDQLQVDADGDIGIRAGSAMVFVRVRDNPPLVDVFSPILTEVEPTEQLYVKLSELTNRMPIGRLYCAQDTVWASIPVFGRNFQPTHLMLAVQVMTGLADELDDRLHGEFGGKRFFGEGDKPAAPKAEDDEGHRPGMYL
- a CDS encoding DUF6457 domain-containing protein; protein product: MSEMDDWVAEVSAELGLGGAVVPVKEVLDVARDVAHNVLRPGAPVSAYLLGLAVGAGADPAEAAAKISALALRRAAPES
- the mobA gene encoding molybdenum cofactor guanylyltransferase; amino-acid sequence: MGGFAAVVLAGGAARRMGGADKPTLTVAGQSMLTRVLAAVHDADPRVVVGRIPADFPVPVHVTREEPAGGGPVAAASAGLALVPAHVTFTALLAADLPLLTGEAVDVLRLTLESAPMEGAVYRDTDGHLQTLCGVWRTAGLRAALDRVAESRGGLHGAPVRALLEHARVAEVSWRRPGPPPWFDCDTDDDLRTAEEWAR